One Ictidomys tridecemlineatus isolate mIctTri1 unplaced genomic scaffold, mIctTri1.hap1 Scaffold_58, whole genome shotgun sequence genomic region harbors:
- the LOC101974273 gene encoding LOW QUALITY PROTEIN: potassium voltage-gated channel subfamily A member 5 (The sequence of the model RefSeq protein was modified relative to this genomic sequence to represent the inferred CDS: inserted 2 bases in 2 codons; substituted 1 base at 1 genomic stop codon): MEITLVPLENGGAMTIRGEGEARPGCGQTMGEELQYPPTAGLSDGQEEQAPRGCSSQRGTDPGGGPLPPLPQELPQPRRPTPEDEEGEGNPSLGMVEDQVPVLGPGSLHHQRVLINISGLHFETQLGTLAQFPNTLLGDPAKRLRYFDLLRNEYFFDRNRPSFDGILYHYQSGGRLWRLVNVSLKVFADEICFYQLGDEAMECFREDEGFIKEEEKLLPRNXFQGQVWLIFEYLESSGSARAIAIISVLVILISIITFCLETLPEFRDEHERLRHPPVPYQPSAPASGTNGSGAMAPPSXPTVAPLLPMTLADPFFIVETTCVIWFTFELLVCFFACPSKAEFSRNTMNIIDIVAIFPYFITLGTELAEQQLGGGGGGGQNGQQAMSLAIHRVIRLVWVFRIFKLSRPSKGLQILGKTLQASMRELGLLIFFLFLGVILFSSAIYFAEADNQGSHFSSIPDAFWWAVVTMTTMGYXDMRPITVGGKIVGSLCAIAGVLTIALPVPVIVSNFNYFCHQETDHEEQGALKEEQGNQRRGSGLDSRGQRKSSWSKASLCKAGGSLENSDSNRRGSCPLEKCNLKAKSNVDLRRSLYALCLDSSWETDL, from the exons ATGGAGATCACCCTGGTGCCCCTGGAGAACGGAGGTGCCATGACCATCAGAGGAGAAGGTGAGGCAAGACCAGGCTGTGGTCAGACCATGGGAGAAGAGCTTCAGTATCCTCCGACAGCTGGGCTTAGCGATGGGCAAGAGGAGCAGGCTCCAAGGGGGTGCAGCTCACAGAGGGGCACGGACCCAGGAGGGGGACCTTTGCCTCCGCTGCCTCAGGAACTGCCTCAGCCTAGACGGCCAACTCCAGaggatgaggagggagaaggcaACCCCAGCTTGGGCATGGTGGAGGACCAGGTACCAGTACTGGGACCGGGGTCCCTTCACCACCAGCGAGTTCTCATAAACATCTCTGGGCTGCACTTCGAGACGCAGCTGGGCACCTTGGCTCAGTTCCCCAATACCCTCCTGGGGGACCCAGCCAAGCGTCTGCGCTACTTTGACCTTCTGAGAAATGAGTACTTCTTCGACCGCAATCGGCCCAGCTTCGATGGTATCCTCTACCACTACCAGTCTGGAGGGCGCCTGTGGAGGCTGGTCAATGTCTCCCTGAAAGTGTTCGCAGATGAGATCTGCTTTTACCAGCTGGGGGATGAGGCCATGGAGTGCTTCCGGGAGGACGAGGGCTTCATTAAAGAAGAGGAGAAACTCCTGCCCCGTAACTAGTTCCAAGGTCAGGTGTGGCTGATCTTTGAATACCTGGAAAGCTCTGGGTCTGCACGGGCCATCGCCATCATCTCCGTCTTAGTCATTCTCATTTCTATCATCACCTTCTGCTTGGAGACCCTGCCTGAGTTCAGGGATGAACATGAGCGTCTTCGACATCCCCCGGTGCCTTACCAGCCTTCTGCCCCCGCCTCAGGGACAAATGGCAGTGGGGCCATGGCACCTCCCT GGCCGACAGTGGCTCCACTCCTGCCTATGACATTGGCAGACCCTTTCTTCATTGTAGAGACCACGTGTGTCATCTGGTTCACTTTTGAGCTGCTTGTGTGCTTCTTTGCCTGTCCCAGCAAGGCAGAGTTCTCCAGGAACACCATGAACATCATTGATATTGTGGCCATCTTTCCCTACTTCATCACCCTGGGCACTGAACTGGCAGAACAACAGctaggaggtggaggagggggtggCCAGAACGGGCAGCAGGCCATGTCCTTGGCCATCCACAGGGTGATCCGCCTGGTCTGGGTGTTCCGCATCTTCAAGCTCTCGAGACCCTCCAAGGGGCTGCAGATTCTGGGGAAGACCTTGCAGGCCTCCAtgagggagctggggctgctcatcttcttccttttccttggagTCATCCTCTTTTCCAGTGCCATCTACTTTGCAGAAGCAGACAACCAGGGGTCCCACTTCTCCAGCATCCCTGATGCCTTCTGGTGGGCAGTAGTCACTATGACCACCATGGGCT GGGACATGAGGCCCATCACCGTAGGTGGTAAGATTGTGGGCTCTCTGTGTGCCATTGCTGGGGTCCTCACCATTGCCCTGCCTGTGCCCGTCATTGTCTCCAACTTTAACTACTTCTGTCACCAGGAGACAGACCATGAAGAGCAGGGAGCCCTGAAGGAAGAGCAAGGCAACCAGAGACGGGGGTCTGGACTAGACTCCAGAGGACAAAGGAAGTCCAGCTGGAGCAAGGCTTCCCTCTGCAAGGCTGGGGGGTCCCTGGAGAATTCCGACAGTAACCGAAGGGGCAGCTGCCCCCTGGAGAAGTGTAATCTCAAGGCCAAGAGCAATGTTGACTTGCGGAGATCTCTGTATGCCCTCTGTCTGGACAGCAGCTGGGAAACTGACTTGTAA